A stretch of Aeromicrobium tamlense DNA encodes these proteins:
- the cobN gene encoding cobaltochelatase subunit CobN: MTRIALMSTSDTDLLSARASGAAYSWANPARVTDDRRDALVDEADLVVLRVLGSPEDVRDVAALVRERGRPLVVLGGERLPNAALMELSTAPIGVCAEAHRYLAEGGAENLRQLHAFLSDTVLLTGEGFEPPAVLPEWGVSERATPATEGLPRVGILYYRAHEVSGNQRFAHELADAIDATGRGTGVPIFVSSLRAAADDLFDELATLDAIVVTVLAAGGSKPATASAGGDDEAWDVERLRALDVPVLQALALTSTREEWEASDDGVTPIDSATQIAIPEFDGRLITVPFSFKEVDDDGLPRYETDPERCARVAGIAVNHARLRFVPPAERRVALVLSAYPTKHSRIGNAVGLDTPVSAIRLLRQLRDAGYDLGAPGEIPGVDPLPPVEGEEPDTTSGNALIHALIEAGGQDEEWLTQAQLSSSHVRISREDYLRWTADLPAALRDEMVETWGEAPGSLFVDDDGDIVLATLHAGNVVILIQPPRGFGENPVAIYHDPDMPPSHHYLAAYRWLEHGFGADAVVHLGKHGSMEWLPGKNAALSAACATDAAIGSMPLIYPFLVNDPGEGAQAKRRAHATIVDHLVPPMARAEGYGDIAKLEQLLDEYANVAAMDPPKLPAIRQQIWTLMQSAQMHRDLGLDERPGDEEFDDFLLHVDGWLCEIKDVQIRDGLHVLGQAPEGEARVNLVLAVLRATQVWGGQEKALPGLRAALGLAEDAPLPEVDAVEAQARGLVETMEKSGWDPAAIDTVHDDPIVQAVLRFAAEQVVPRLAATTDELTNILRALDGRFIQAGPSGSPLRGLVNVLPTGRNFYTVDPRAVPSRLAWDTGQAMAESLVARHLEDTGEYPRSVGLSVWGTSAMRTSGDDIAEVLALLGVRPTWDPASRRVNGLEVIDLAELGRPRIDVTVRISGFFRDAFPHVIEILDDAVRLVADLDEPEESNYVRAHTAQDLAEHGDHRRATTRIFGSKPGSYGAGILQVVESGTWRDDADLAEVYTAWGGFAYGRDLDGVAASDDMRTSYRRIAVAAKNIDSREHDIADSDDYFQYHGGMIATVRALTGTEPKAYVGDSTTPDAVRTRTLQEETNRVFRSRVVNPRWISAMQRHGYKGAFELAATVDYLFGFDATAGVVHDWMYESLAKEYVLDETNQEFMRRSNPWALRGIVERLNEAADRGLWEEPDPEVMAEMARVYLEVEGDLEDDA, translated from the coding sequence ATGACCCGCATCGCCCTCATGTCCACGTCCGACACCGACCTCCTGTCGGCCCGCGCCAGCGGCGCCGCCTACTCGTGGGCGAACCCCGCCCGGGTGACCGACGACCGCCGCGACGCGCTGGTGGACGAGGCCGACCTGGTCGTCCTGCGCGTCCTGGGCTCACCGGAGGACGTCCGCGACGTCGCCGCCCTCGTGCGCGAGCGGGGCCGTCCGCTCGTCGTGCTCGGTGGCGAGCGGCTCCCGAACGCGGCCCTCATGGAGCTGTCGACCGCGCCGATCGGCGTGTGCGCCGAGGCCCACCGCTACCTCGCCGAGGGCGGCGCCGAGAACCTGCGCCAGCTGCACGCCTTCCTGTCCGACACCGTCCTGCTCACGGGCGAGGGCTTCGAGCCGCCCGCCGTGCTGCCCGAATGGGGCGTGAGCGAGCGCGCCACGCCCGCCACCGAGGGCCTGCCGCGCGTCGGCATCCTCTACTACCGGGCGCACGAGGTGAGCGGGAACCAGAGGTTCGCGCACGAGCTCGCGGACGCGATCGACGCGACGGGCCGTGGCACCGGCGTCCCGATCTTCGTCTCGTCCCTGCGCGCCGCCGCCGACGACCTGTTCGACGAGCTCGCGACCCTCGACGCCATCGTCGTCACGGTGCTGGCCGCCGGCGGGTCCAAGCCCGCGACCGCGAGCGCCGGCGGGGACGACGAGGCGTGGGACGTCGAGCGGCTGCGCGCCCTCGACGTGCCCGTCCTGCAGGCACTTGCGCTGACCTCGACGCGCGAGGAGTGGGAGGCCTCCGACGACGGCGTCACGCCGATCGACTCGGCCACGCAGATCGCCATCCCCGAGTTCGACGGGCGCCTCATCACGGTGCCGTTCTCGTTCAAGGAGGTCGACGACGACGGCCTGCCGCGCTACGAGACCGATCCGGAGCGCTGCGCACGGGTGGCCGGCATCGCGGTCAACCACGCCCGGCTCCGGTTCGTGCCGCCGGCCGAGCGCAGGGTCGCCCTCGTGCTGTCGGCGTACCCGACGAAGCACAGCCGGATCGGCAACGCGGTCGGCCTCGACACCCCCGTGTCGGCGATCCGCCTGCTGCGGCAGCTCCGCGACGCCGGCTACGACCTCGGCGCGCCGGGCGAGATCCCCGGCGTCGACCCACTGCCGCCCGTGGAGGGCGAGGAGCCGGACACCACGTCGGGCAACGCGCTCATCCACGCGCTCATCGAGGCCGGCGGCCAGGACGAGGAGTGGCTGACGCAGGCCCAGCTCAGCAGCTCGCACGTGCGCATCAGCCGCGAGGACTACCTGCGCTGGACCGCCGACCTCCCGGCCGCGCTGCGCGACGAGATGGTCGAGACCTGGGGCGAGGCGCCGGGATCGCTGTTCGTCGACGACGACGGCGACATCGTGCTGGCCACCCTGCACGCGGGCAACGTCGTCATCCTCATCCAGCCGCCGCGCGGCTTCGGCGAGAACCCGGTCGCGATCTACCACGATCCCGACATGCCGCCCTCGCACCACTACCTCGCGGCGTACCGCTGGCTGGAGCACGGCTTCGGGGCCGACGCCGTGGTGCACCTCGGCAAGCACGGGTCGATGGAGTGGCTGCCGGGCAAGAACGCCGCGCTGTCGGCCGCCTGCGCGACGGACGCCGCGATCGGCAGCATGCCGCTGATCTACCCGTTCCTGGTCAACGACCCGGGCGAGGGCGCGCAGGCCAAGCGGCGCGCGCACGCGACGATCGTCGACCACCTCGTCCCGCCGATGGCGCGCGCCGAGGGCTACGGCGACATCGCGAAGCTGGAGCAGCTGCTCGACGAGTACGCGAACGTGGCCGCGATGGACCCGCCGAAGCTGCCGGCCATCCGCCAGCAGATCTGGACACTCATGCAGTCCGCGCAGATGCACCGCGACCTCGGCCTCGACGAGCGACCCGGCGACGAGGAGTTCGACGACTTCCTGCTGCACGTCGACGGCTGGCTGTGCGAGATCAAGGACGTCCAGATCCGCGACGGCCTGCACGTGCTGGGACAGGCGCCCGAGGGCGAGGCGCGGGTGAACCTCGTGCTCGCCGTGCTGCGCGCCACGCAGGTGTGGGGTGGCCAGGAGAAGGCGCTGCCGGGACTGCGCGCGGCGCTGGGCCTGGCGGAGGACGCCCCCCTGCCCGAGGTCGACGCCGTCGAGGCCCAGGCCCGCGGTCTCGTCGAGACCATGGAGAAGTCGGGCTGGGACCCGGCCGCGATCGACACGGTGCACGACGACCCGATCGTGCAGGCCGTGCTGCGCTTCGCGGCCGAGCAGGTCGTCCCGCGGCTCGCGGCCACCACCGACGAGCTGACCAACATCCTGCGCGCGCTGGACGGCCGGTTTATCCAGGCCGGACCGTCGGGCTCGCCGCTGCGCGGCCTCGTGAACGTGCTGCCGACCGGCCGGAACTTCTACACGGTCGATCCCCGCGCCGTGCCCTCGCGGCTGGCCTGGGACACGGGTCAGGCGATGGCCGAGTCGCTCGTCGCCCGGCACCTCGAGGACACGGGGGAGTACCCGCGCTCGGTCGGGCTGTCCGTCTGGGGCACCTCCGCGATGCGCACGTCCGGCGACGACATCGCCGAGGTCCTGGCACTGCTGGGCGTCCGGCCCACGTGGGATCCCGCGTCGCGCCGCGTCAACGGCCTGGAGGTCATCGACCTCGCCGAGCTGGGGCGCCCGCGGATCGACGTCACGGTGCGCATCTCCGGGTTCTTCCGCGACGCCTTCCCGCACGTCATCGAGATCCTCGACGACGCGGTGCGGCTCGTGGCCGACCTCGACGAGCCCGAGGAGTCCAACTACGTGCGGGCCCACACGGCGCAGGACCTCGCGGAGCACGGCGACCACCGCCGCGCCACGACCCGCATCTTCGGCTCGAAGCCCGGCTCGTACGGCGCCGGCATCCTGCAGGTCGTCGAGTCGGGCACGTGGCGCGACGACGCCGACCTCGCCGAGGTCTACACGGCGTGGGGCGGCTTCGCCTACGGTCGCGACCTCGACGGCGTCGCCGCCAGCGACGACATGCGCACGAGCTACCGCCGCATCGCGGTGGCCGCGAAGAACATCGACTCGCGCGAGCACGACATCGCCGACTCCGACGACTACTTCCAGTACCACGGCGGCATGATCGCCACGGTCCGCGCGCTGACCGGCACCGAGCCGAAGGCGTACGTCGGCGACTCCACCACCCCCGACGCGGTGCGCACCCGCACGCTGCAGGAGGAGACGAACCGCGTCTTCCGCTCGCGCGTCGTCAACCCGCGATGGATCTCCGCGATGCAGCGCCACGGGTACAAGGGTGCGTTCGAGCTGGCGGCGACGGTGGACTACCTGTTCGGCTTCGACGCCACGGCGGGGGTCGTGCACGACTGGATGTACGAGTCCCTGGCGAAGGAGTACGTGCTCGACGAGACGAACCAGGAGTTCATGCGGCGCTCCAACCCGTGGGCCCTGCGCGGCATCGTCGAGCGGCTCAACGAGGCCGCCGACCGCGGGCTCTGGGAGGAGCCCGATCCCGAGGTCATGGCCGAGATGGCGCGCGTCTACCTGGAGGTCGAGGGCGACCTGGAGGACGACGCGTGA
- a CDS encoding (2Fe-2S) ferredoxin domain-containing protein — protein sequence MTVLVHVATALSDAARQGVLRRAATEAGARIAFLQGAEPTLVRVLDELHGEGVRELRLEPVSTDDLAFARSWVGRVAGHWLRAQVDPPILHFGDRTITGREAALTSSAWNAPPAHRHHLLLCRGPRCSAHGSDDTYRALVMALVQEGLTDSDVLMAQTGCLFPCNHGPVAVVHPEGAWYGPVGPDDAVRLVREHFAAGRPLDDLRIPGTTAPPEGAA from the coding sequence ATGACCGTCCTCGTCCACGTCGCCACCGCCCTGTCGGACGCCGCGCGCCAAGGCGTGCTGCGCCGCGCCGCCACGGAGGCGGGCGCCCGGATCGCGTTCCTGCAGGGCGCCGAGCCGACCTTGGTCCGCGTGCTCGACGAGCTGCACGGCGAGGGCGTGCGCGAGCTGCGTCTCGAGCCCGTCTCCACGGACGACCTCGCGTTCGCTCGCTCGTGGGTGGGACGCGTGGCGGGGCACTGGCTCCGCGCGCAGGTCGACCCGCCGATCCTGCACTTCGGTGACCGGACGATCACGGGCCGCGAGGCCGCCCTGACGTCCTCGGCCTGGAATGCCCCTCCGGCCCACCGGCACCACCTGCTGCTGTGCCGCGGACCGCGCTGCAGCGCCCACGGGTCCGACGACACCTACCGCGCCCTCGTCATGGCCCTCGTGCAGGAAGGCCTCACGGACTCCGACGTCCTCATGGCCCAGACCGGCTGCCTGTTCCCGTGCAACCACGGACCCGTGGCCGTCGTCCACCCCGAGGGCGCCTGGTACGGCCCCGTCGGACCCGACGACGCCGTCCGGCTCGTGCGCGAGCACTTCGCCGCCGGCCGACCCCTCGACGACCTCCGCATCCCCGGCACCACCGCGCCACCCGAAGGAGCAGCATGA
- a CDS encoding ABC transporter ATP-binding protein: MSLSASSVSWAVRDRLIVDGVSIDATPGSMVGLLGPNGSGKSSLLRLLAGLRAPSSGVVRLGDDDLVTLRRRHVAQRVGVVEQESATDTDPLVRDVIELGRIPHRRSWQPAGEHDVDAVRRAAAATGVLERLEQPYATLSGGERQRVQIARALAQDPEVLLLDEPTNHLDIRHQLEVLRLVRDAEVTAVAALHDLNLAAAYCDEVVVLAEGRVVASGTPTAVITEDLVADVYGVTAFVEPHPVTGALTVVWQP; encoded by the coding sequence ATGAGCCTCAGCGCCTCCTCCGTGTCCTGGGCGGTCCGCGACCGCCTGATCGTCGACGGCGTCAGCATCGACGCGACGCCCGGCTCGATGGTCGGGCTGCTCGGGCCCAACGGGTCGGGCAAGTCGAGCCTGCTGCGGCTGCTCGCCGGGCTGCGGGCCCCCTCGTCCGGGGTGGTCCGGCTGGGTGACGACGACCTCGTGACCCTGCGGCGGCGTCACGTCGCCCAGCGCGTCGGCGTGGTCGAGCAGGAGTCCGCGACGGACACCGACCCGCTCGTCCGCGACGTCATCGAGCTCGGCCGCATCCCGCACCGGCGCTCGTGGCAGCCCGCGGGGGAGCACGACGTCGACGCCGTGCGCCGTGCGGCCGCGGCGACCGGCGTGCTCGAGCGACTGGAGCAGCCCTACGCGACCCTCTCCGGCGGCGAGCGCCAGCGGGTGCAGATCGCGCGGGCGCTGGCCCAGGACCCCGAGGTGCTGCTGCTCGACGAGCCCACCAACCACCTCGACATCCGTCACCAGCTCGAGGTGCTGCGGCTCGTCCGCGACGCCGAGGTCACCGCCGTGGCCGCCCTGCACGACCTCAACCTCGCGGCGGCCTACTGCGACGAGGTGGTGGTCCTGGCCGAGGGCCGCGTCGTGGCCTCCGGCACACCCACCGCGGTCATCACCGAGGACCTCGTCGCCGACGTCTACGGCGTCACCGCGTTCGTGGAGCCGCACCCCGTCACCGGGGCCCTGACGGTGGTGTGGCAGCCATGA
- a CDS encoding FecCD family ABC transporter permease: MTVTRRAWILGSAGVALLVASVCVAVTIGPSDVGPRSVLSLAWSRAVGGESGLTRIQEGIVWNLRLPRTLLAAACGAGLAVCGVILQSLLRNPLADPFVLGVSSGASTGAVSIVVLGVGAGTIGLAGGAFVGAMGAFLLVLVLAAAAGGTTDRVVLAGVAATQLFSALTSFIVFTAADAEQTRGVLFWLLGSLGSASWTDVAVVGSTVALAVVSCLLLASTLDAFAFGQDSAAALGVDVGRARIILLVITALTTAVIVSTSGAIGFVGLVLPHVARAMVGVNHRRMLPLAAISGAVFLVWVDTAARTIIDPQELPVGVATALLGVPAFALVLLRRRSRA; encoded by the coding sequence GTGACGGTCACCCGGCGCGCCTGGATCCTGGGCTCGGCCGGGGTGGCGCTGCTGGTCGCGTCGGTGTGCGTCGCGGTGACCATCGGCCCCTCGGACGTCGGTCCGCGATCCGTGCTGTCCCTGGCCTGGTCGCGGGCGGTCGGCGGCGAGTCCGGGCTGACCCGCATCCAGGAGGGCATCGTCTGGAACCTGCGCCTGCCCCGCACGCTGCTCGCCGCGGCGTGCGGGGCCGGCTTGGCCGTCTGCGGCGTCATCCTGCAGTCGCTGCTGCGCAATCCGCTGGCCGACCCGTTCGTGCTCGGCGTCTCGTCGGGCGCGTCGACCGGGGCCGTCTCGATCGTCGTGCTCGGCGTGGGCGCCGGGACGATCGGCCTGGCGGGAGGCGCCTTCGTGGGCGCGATGGGCGCGTTCCTGCTGGTGCTCGTGCTCGCCGCGGCGGCGGGCGGGACCACCGACCGTGTCGTGCTGGCCGGCGTCGCGGCGACGCAGCTGTTCTCGGCGCTGACCTCGTTCATCGTCTTCACCGCCGCCGACGCCGAGCAGACCCGCGGCGTGCTGTTCTGGCTGCTCGGCTCGCTCGGCAGCGCCTCGTGGACCGACGTCGCGGTCGTGGGCTCGACGGTGGCGCTCGCCGTGGTCTCGTGCCTGCTGCTGGCGTCGACCCTGGACGCGTTCGCGTTCGGCCAGGACAGCGCCGCCGCCCTCGGCGTCGACGTGGGCCGCGCCCGGATCATCCTGCTCGTGATCACCGCACTGACCACGGCGGTCATCGTCAGCACGTCCGGTGCCATCGGGTTCGTCGGGCTCGTCCTGCCGCACGTGGCCCGCGCGATGGTGGGCGTGAACCATCGCCGGATGCTGCCGCTCGCAGCGATCAGCGGCGCCGTGTTCCTCGTGTGGGTCGACACGGCCGCCCGCACCATCATCGATCCGCAGGAGCTCCCCGTCGGCGTGGCCACGGCGCTGCTCGGCGTGCCGGCGTTCGCCCTGGTCCTGCTGCGTCGGAGGTCCCGCGCATGA
- a CDS encoding ABC transporter substrate-binding protein produces the protein MRTSVRRTLVLLSAGLLTLGACASEDTDPDRASSDGYPRTLENCGRTTTVESAPQRIVSLNQGSTEILLSLGVADRMAGTGTWTDPVMKGLEAESAKVERLADSAPSMERVLQTEPDLVTASFASTLGKGGVGTAGAFADLGVPTYLSPAECEGKDNEGDDDGARTGVLEIDAIYREITELAELLDVEDRGDELVSSLQDRVAAASAKAPEDDVSVLYWFANAESPYLAGCCGGPGIITRALGLKNVFDDTKAEWPQVGWETVAERDPDVLVIGDLTRKSQTAESAQAKIEFLESNPVTREMTAVKNRRYVALSGAALNPSIRTVEGLEQVADALAEFGLSQ, from the coding sequence GTGCGTACCTCTGTCCGCCGTACCCTCGTCCTGCTCTCCGCAGGCCTGCTGACCCTCGGCGCCTGTGCGTCCGAGGACACCGATCCCGACCGCGCCTCCTCCGACGGCTACCCCCGCACGCTCGAGAACTGCGGCCGCACCACCACCGTCGAGTCCGCGCCGCAGCGCATCGTCTCACTGAACCAGGGCTCCACCGAGATCCTGCTGTCCCTCGGAGTGGCCGACCGGATGGCCGGCACCGGCACCTGGACCGACCCCGTCATGAAGGGCCTCGAGGCCGAGAGCGCGAAGGTCGAGCGGCTCGCCGACAGCGCCCCCTCGATGGAGCGGGTCCTGCAGACCGAGCCCGACCTCGTGACCGCCTCGTTCGCCAGCACGCTGGGCAAGGGCGGCGTCGGCACGGCCGGCGCGTTCGCCGACCTCGGCGTGCCCACGTACCTGTCGCCCGCCGAGTGCGAGGGCAAGGACAACGAGGGCGACGACGACGGCGCCCGGACCGGTGTCCTCGAGATCGACGCGATCTACCGCGAGATCACCGAGCTGGCCGAGCTGCTCGACGTGGAGGACCGTGGCGACGAGCTGGTCTCGTCGCTGCAGGACCGCGTCGCGGCCGCCTCCGCGAAGGCCCCGGAGGACGACGTCAGCGTCCTGTACTGGTTCGCGAACGCCGAGTCGCCCTACCTCGCCGGCTGCTGCGGCGGTCCCGGCATCATCACCCGGGCGCTCGGCCTGAAGAACGTCTTCGACGACACGAAGGCCGAGTGGCCGCAGGTGGGCTGGGAGACGGTCGCCGAGCGGGACCCCGACGTCCTCGTGATCGGCGACCTCACCCGCAAGAGCCAGACGGCCGAGTCGGCGCAGGCGAAGATCGAGTTCCTCGAGTCCAACCCGGTCACGCGCGAGATGACGGCCGTGAAGAACCGGCGCTACGTCGCGCTCTCGGGCGCCGCGCTGAACCCCTCGATCCGCACCGTCGAGGGCCTCGAGCAGGTCGCCGACGCGCTGGCCGAGTTCGGCCTGTCGCAGTGA
- a CDS encoding sulfite reductase subunit beta, with the protein MTERTRRDLCPGLLRPWIADDGALVRVRVPGGRLTTGALRGLHEVAESHGDGAVHLTSRANLQVRGIAHDDGCLPDAVVDAAMATGLMPSASHERVRNIMASPLTGIVGGRADLRPAVRELDERLCADPMLAALAGRFLFVLDDGRGDVAGRDLDLGLVAVSTTEAQLRAGRSAWGRTVPVTEAAEALAGLARRFVAAAGAQPESPWHVDELPGAGAGLLGHVHERRDETRVSAEPPPLGRITQDDGRLALHLAAPGGRLDRRLMDDVLALDAPLVVITPWRTLIVPDLENA; encoded by the coding sequence GTGACCGAACGGACCCGCCGCGACCTGTGCCCCGGCCTGCTGCGCCCCTGGATCGCCGACGACGGCGCCCTGGTGCGCGTGCGAGTGCCGGGCGGCCGCCTCACGACCGGCGCATTGCGCGGACTGCACGAGGTCGCCGAGTCGCACGGGGACGGCGCCGTGCACCTGACCTCCCGAGCCAACCTGCAGGTCCGCGGCATCGCGCACGACGACGGCTGCCTGCCCGACGCCGTCGTCGATGCCGCGATGGCGACCGGCCTGATGCCGTCGGCCTCGCACGAGCGGGTCCGCAACATCATGGCCTCGCCCCTCACCGGGATCGTCGGAGGCCGCGCCGACCTGCGACCTGCCGTGCGCGAGCTGGACGAGCGTCTGTGCGCCGATCCCATGCTCGCCGCGCTCGCCGGTCGCTTCCTGTTCGTGCTCGACGACGGACGCGGCGACGTCGCGGGCCGCGACCTCGACCTGGGTCTCGTGGCGGTCTCGACGACCGAGGCGCAGCTCCGTGCCGGGCGCTCGGCGTGGGGTCGGACCGTGCCCGTCACGGAGGCCGCGGAGGCGCTCGCGGGCCTCGCCCGGAGGTTCGTCGCGGCCGCCGGCGCCCAGCCCGAGTCGCCGTGGCACGTCGACGAGCTGCCCGGCGCCGGAGCCGGCCTCCTCGGGCACGTCCACGAACGCCGTGACGAGACCCGGGTGTCGGCCGAGCCGCCGCCGCTTGGCAGGATCACGCAGGACGACGGCCGGCTCGCGCTGCACCTGGCGGCACCGGGCGGACGTCTCGACCGGCGGCTGATGGACGACGTCCTCGCGCTGGACGCCCCGCTCGTCGTGATCACGCCGTGGCGCACCCTGATCGTCCCCGACCTGGAGAACGCATGA